The window TCCCCGGCCGCCGATACCCATCTATAAGGCACGCCGATGTCCACAGAATTTTCCACCAACGCCGGGTTGCTGTCCGTGATTATCAAGCTGTCTATTCTTTTTTCTTCAGTATTCAAGGCCACATTCCTTACTTCCCCCACATAG of the Candidatus Thermoplasmatota archaeon genome contains:
- a CDS encoding PRC-barrel domain-containing protein — encoded protein: MTKEITEFLNLPAYTRNGIYVGEVRNVALNTEEKRIDSLIITDSNPALVENSVDIGVPYRWVSAAGDIIILSYFPEKVSTEEEEGGEEE